In Anopheles gambiae chromosome 2, idAnoGambNW_F1_1, whole genome shotgun sequence, a single window of DNA contains:
- the LOC1276509 gene encoding uncharacterized protein LOC1276509: MPRSAWVEICLLLTVTIATTVWAADADKVVFQFPEYDFKETSKNELTFREYESACDQSNRCAEFDGIERTRCVRECISPSCYQEIYKFDELEEGEIDVRLNSFRACFMQRLNRNRG; encoded by the exons ATGCCACGCTCTGCCTGGGTGGAAATTTGCCTCCTGCTAACCGTCACAATCGCCACCACAGTATGGGCAGCCGATGCCGACAAAGTAGTGTTTCAGTTTCCCGAGTATGATTTTAAGGAGACGAGCAAAAAT GAGCTCACATTCCGCGAGTACGAATCAGCCTGCGACCAAAGCAATCGATGTGCGGAGTTTGATGGCATCGAAAGGACACGGTGCGTGCGGGAATGCATTTCGCCATCCTGCTACCAGGAAATATACAAGTTCGATGAG CTCGAGGAAGGCGAAATCGATGTACGACTGAACTCATTCCGTGCCTGTTTTATGCAACGACTCAATCGCAACCGTGGCTAG
- the LOC1276510 gene encoding uncharacterized protein LOC1276510, whose product MFHHRHLNGVASLARSFSRIALREPTSAAVFPVLAVKTPTLSRPQIPLKAHESSILLPVRPLELRSSVGNVEIGNSIRRNPLIPLKEIIDIPAVSRIIENPVQPPTGPIGDNLTLIPSLDLPTDTGSKDEHGKQAARLIVIRRRKMRKHKLKKLRKRMKFEWLKVRQRRELKKEKLFQAELLGQIKEAEKFSAEAYVASKLRQATDVPLPRFWKGKRLPEFIIKQKLGME is encoded by the exons ATGTTCCATCACAGGCATTTAAATG GAGTTGCGTCACTGGCGCGCAGTTTCAGCCGCATCGCACTCAGAGAACCAACATCAGCTGCGGTGTTTCCGGTGCTCGCAGTGAAAACCCCAACCCTAAGCAGGCCACAAATACCCCTCAAAGCACATGAATCCTCAATACTGCTTCCGGTACGTCCACTAGAGCTTCGTTCCTCGGTTGGAAATGTGGAGATTGGCAATAGCATCCGGCGGAATCCACTGATCCCGCTGAAAGAAATCATCGACATTCCGGCCGTATCACGCATTATCGAAAATCCGGTACAACCGCCCACCGGGCCGATCGGTGATAACCTCACACTGATACCGTCGCTCGACCTTCCGACCGATACCGGGTCGAAGGATGAGCACGGTAAACAGGCGGCCCGGCTCATCGTCATCCGGAGGCGCAAAATGCGCAAGCACAAGCTGAAGAAGCTTCGCAAGCGCATGAAGTTTGAGTGGTTAAAG GTCCGACAAAGGCGCGAGCTAAAGAAGGAAAAGCTCTTCCAGGCGGAACTGTTGGGACAGATCAAGGAGGCGGAAAAGTTTTCCGCGGAAGCGTACGTGGCGAGCAAGCTGCGACAGGCCACCGACGTGCCGCTGCCACGCTTCTGGAAGGGCAAACGGTTGCCCGAGTTTATTATTAAGCAAAAGTTAGGCATGGAGTAG
- the LOC1276511 gene encoding queuosine 5'-phosphate N-glycosylase/hydrolase: MLRSARFLLSVTRQLVPRAVVHQPLARAHYCGVKLPASNNHSKSSMAPQLLPAASGELIVKNARHLTVHEEAIEKLADRVIRGIKEKEINIENFSQHEHHPTAKDAHAPNWIFLIDTLNFCFWTPGSDATKWKVDGQTGYFALCAAINRAMREGIDITNPAYYAKITLEQLESILRSDTEGTKAPLLEERVQCLHEVGRVLLDRYEGRFENCVRACEGSAVKLLQRVVEDFPCFRDEAILEHEADGATIETRVSFYKRAQILVGDLWSCYRGEGLGRFEDIDAITMFADYRVPQVLVHFGTLAYGDELMAVLKEDKLLANGCREELEIRGASIYVVERLKVLVRAKLLTDHPDIKPSCVNAILLDHFLWDYRRKHAAELEYIPFHKTISVYY; this comes from the coding sequence ATGCTGCGCAGCGCGCGCTTTTTACTCTCAGTCacccggcaacttgtacctcgTGCGGTAGTACACCAGCCCCTCGCACGTGCACACTACTGTGGCGTAAAACTACCCGCTTCAAACAACCATTCGAAATCCAGCATGGCTCCTCAACTCCTGCCGGCCGCATCCGGCGAGCTGATCGTGAAAAATGCTCGCCATCTCACCGTCCACGAGGAGGCGATCGAAAAGCTAGCGGACCGTGTCATCCGCGGCATCAAGGAGAAGGAAATTAACATTGAAAACTTCTCCCAGCACGAGCACCACCCGACGGCGAAGGATGCACACGCGCCCAACTGGATCTTTCTGATCGATACGCTTAACTTTTGCTTCTGGACGCCGGGAAGCGACGCCACCAAGTGGAAGGTGGACGGCCAAACCGGATACTTTGCGCTGTGTGCCGCTATCAATCGGGCCATGCGCGAAGGCATCGACATCACCAACCCGGCGTACTATGCAAAGATAACGCTCGAGCAGCTCGAATCGATTCTACGATCGGACACGGAAGGCACGAAGGCACCGCTGCTGGAAGAGCGGGTGCAATGTCTGCACGAAGTAGGCCGCGTACTGCTCGACCGGTACGAGGGACGGTTCGAAAACTGTGTCCGCGCGTGTGAAGGTTCCGCGGTGAAGCTACTCCAGCGCGTCGTGGAAGATTTCCCCTGCTTCCGGGACGAGGCCATCCTCGAGCATGAAGCCGATGGTGCAACGATCGAGACACGTGTTTCGTTCTACAAGCGTGCGCAGATCTTGGTGGGAGATCTGTGGTCCTGCTACCGGGGGGAGGGATTGGGCCGGTTCGAGGACATCGATGCGATTACAATGTTTGCCGACTACCGGGTGCCGCAGGTGTTGGTCCACTTCGGCACGCTCGCGTACGGGGACGAGCTGATGGCAGTGCTGAAGGAGGATAAACTGCTCGCGAATGGATGCCGCGAGGAGTTGGAAATTCGTGGCGCATCCATCTACGTGGTGGAGCGGTTGAAGGTGCTGGTGCGGGCGAAGCTGCTCACCGACCATCCGGACATTAAGCCGAGCTGCGTCAATGCGATCCTGCTCGACCATTTCCTGTGGGACTATCGGCGGAAGCACGCGGCCGAGCTGGAGTACATTCCGTTCCACAAGACGATCAGCGTTTACTATTGA